A single region of the Eulemur rufifrons isolate Redbay chromosome 8, OSU_ERuf_1, whole genome shotgun sequence genome encodes:
- the IFT25 gene encoding intraflagellar transport protein 25 homolog isoform X1 — MRKVDLCLSSEGSEVILATSSDEKHPPENIIDGKPETFWTTTGMFPQEFIIFFHKHVKIERLVIQSYFVRTLKIEKSTSKEPVDFQQWFEKDLVHTEGQLQNEEIVAHDGYATYLRFIIISAFDHFASVHSISADGIVVSDFA, encoded by the exons ATGAGAAAAGTTGATCTCTGTTTGAGCTCTGAAGGGTCTGAAGTGATTTTAGCTACATCAAGTGATGAAAAACACCCACCTGAAAATATCATTGATGG GAAACCAGAAACGTTTTGGACCACCACAGGAATGTTTCCCCaggagtttattattttttttcacaaacATGTAAAGATTGAAAGGCTTGTAATCCAAAGTTACTTTG TGCGTACCTTAAAGATTGAAAAGAGCACGTCTAAAGAGCCAGTTGATTTTCAGCAGTGGTTTGAAAAAG acTTAGTACACACAGAGGGGCAgcttcaaaatgaagaaattgtg GCACATGATGGTTACGCCACTTACTTGAGATTCATTATTATTTCAGCCTTCGATCATTTTGCATCTGTGCATAGCATTTCTGCAGATGGAATAGTAGTCTCAGATTTTGCATGA
- the IFT25 gene encoding intraflagellar transport protein 25 homolog isoform X2 produces MFPQEFIIFFHKHVKIERLVIQSYFVRTLKIEKSTSKEPVDFQQWFEKDLVHTEGQLQNEEIVAHDGYATYLRFIIISAFDHFASVHSISADGIVVSDFA; encoded by the exons ATGTTTCCCCaggagtttattattttttttcacaaacATGTAAAGATTGAAAGGCTTGTAATCCAAAGTTACTTTG TGCGTACCTTAAAGATTGAAAAGAGCACGTCTAAAGAGCCAGTTGATTTTCAGCAGTGGTTTGAAAAAG acTTAGTACACACAGAGGGGCAgcttcaaaatgaagaaattgtg GCACATGATGGTTACGCCACTTACTTGAGATTCATTATTATTTCAGCCTTCGATCATTTTGCATCTGTGCATAGCATTTCTGCAGATGGAATAGTAGTCTCAGATTTTGCATGA